A window of Ranitomeya variabilis isolate aRanVar5 chromosome 2, aRanVar5.hap1, whole genome shotgun sequence contains these coding sequences:
- the LOC143807255 gene encoding zinc finger BED domain-containing protein 6-like has protein sequence MRSAEEVEEDASDESDDEVTVRLPGQRRSTGSTSSTASSTSTVPQTRSRGGSSGRTGSKPCIAWAFFDIAKGDPTHVVCKICQQNLSRSNKITSLSTSCMNHHMDMRHKLQWEAHCATMRPSGPGQPPSAPSSASASSSSSVTVGTAVALGFGCRPSSSLPATASVIGRSSGHLQVETPAGVERSLTSTPHFDQGNIKSPPAPSSQTSSLPGTPYSTLSKHGSLPSVPQMWTSKRPFPPSHDKAKRLNFSICKLLAKEMMPFRLVDTEDFRDLMSVKVPQFQMPSRHYFSKKAVPALHQHVAHNITASLRNSVCDRVHFTTDTWKSRHGQGRYMSVTGHWVTTATSGKGAAVQVLPSPQVSRRSSASRSSSTASASSNSSRSSTCTQSLSGNATRVVTAQKESCTPPQYAVTRAQRHQAVFTLKCLGNVSHTAEELWSALETEFHQWFVSTQPAAREGCVRQCCKPGCGP, from the coding sequence atgaggtcagcagaggaggtggaggaggatgctagtgacgagtctgacgacgaggtaacggtgcgccttcctggacagagacggagtactggaagcacgtcatcaactgcatcctcaacctcaactgtgcctcagaccagaagtcgtggtggctcttcaggtcgcacgggctctaagccttgcatagcctgggcattttttgacatcgcaaagggtgacccaactcatgttgtctgtaagatttgtcaacaaaatctcagtagaagtaataaaatcactagcttgagtacttcatgcatgaaccatcacatggatatgaggcataagttgcagtgggaagctcactgtgctacaatgcggcctagtgggccgggtcaaccaccatctgccccatcaagtgcatccgcgtcctcttcatcctctgtgactgtggggacagcagtcgcacttggttttggatgcagaccttcctcctctttacccgcaacagccagtgtgattggcaggtcgtcaggacatttgcaagtggaaacacctgctggtgttgagcgctctctgacatcgacaccacattttgatcaaggcaacataaaatctccgcctgcaccttcctcacagaccagcagtttgccggggacaccctactcaactttgtctaagcacggcagcctgccctcagtccctcagatgtggacaagtaaaagaccatttcctcctagtcatgacaaagctaagaggttgaatttctccatctgcaagctgttggctaaagAAAtgatgcctttccgcctggtggacacagaggattttcgagaccttatgtccgtcaaaGTTCCCCAgttccagatgcccagtcgccactacttttcaaagaaagctgtgcctgcgctacaccaacatgtcgcacacaacatcaccgcatccttgagaaactctgtgtgtgacagggtgcatttcaccacagacacttggaaaagtagacatggacaggggcgttacatgtcggtgactgggcactgggtaactacggcgacatcaggaaaaggggctgctgtccaagtcttgccgtccccacaagtttctcgtcgatcctctgcatctagaagttcctccactgcttctgcctcctcaaactcctctcggtcctccacctgcacccagagcctgtctggtaatgccacccgtgttgtaactgcgcagaaggaatcctgcacacctcctcaatatgctgtcaccagggctcaacggcatcaggcagtgtttacattgaaatgtctgggaaatgtgagtcacacagctgaggagttgtggtcagctctggagaccgagttccatcaatggtttgtctccactcaacctgcagccagggaaggctgtgtgcgacaatgctgcaaacctgggtgcggcccttag